The genomic DNA GGATTTATTGATCGGATGATTGACTTAGTAGAAGGGGCAGAACGCACTAAAACACCCAATGAAATGGCTTTAACAATTTTGTTGGCAGTCCTAACTTTAGTATTTTTATTTGTAGTCACAACCCTGCCCGCCTTTGCTTACTACGTCAACAGTCCCATTAATATTACTGTCTTAATCGCCCTGTTAGTAGCACTTATTCCCACTACCATTGGCGGCTTACTTAATGCTATTGGCATTGCAGGTATGGATAGAGTCGCCCAATTTAATATTATTGCTACTTCAGGACGAGCAGTGGAAGCATCAGGAGATATCAACACTCTCATATTAGATAAAACAGGTACTATTACCCTTGGTAATCGCTTGGCAGAAGCTTTTATACCCATCAATGGTCATTCAATGGCAGAAATAGCTAATATTGCTTTAGCCGCTAGTATATTTGACGATACCCCAGAAGGTAAGTCTATAGTCAGACTCGCCGAAAAATTTGGGGCAAAATTTGATATAGACCGCAAACAGGCCCAAGGAGTAGAATTTTCCGCTAAAACCCGCATGAGTGGGACTAATTTACCCGGTGGCTATGAGGCCAGAAAAGGCGCAGTAGGTGCAATCAAAAGTTTTGTCCGTTCTCGTCATGGTAAGGAAACCCCAGAATTAGATACAGCTTATGAGGAAGTTTCCCATCACGGAGGTACACCCTTAGCTGTTTGTTTAAATAACGAAATTTACGGTGTCATTTATCTCAAAGATATTGTTAAACCTGGCATCCACGAACGTTTTGACCAACTACGACGTATGGGTGTGCGTACTGTCATGTTAACCGGAGACAACCGCATTACCGCTGCTGTCATTGCTAGAGAAGCCGGAGTAGATGAATTTATTGCCGAAGCTACACCAGAAGATAAAATTACTGTCATTAAACGGGAACAGGCAGAAGGTAAATTAGTAGCAATGACGGGAGATGGCACAAATGACGCTCCTGCTTTAGCGCAAGCTAATGTTGGCGTAGCTATGAATACGGGAACTCAAGCCGCAAAGGAAGCCGCTAATATGGTGGACTTAGATTCTGATCCCACCAAACTAATTGATATCGTCAGCATTGGTAAGCAATTATTGATTACTCGTGGAGCATTAACAACTTTCTCCTTTGCTAATGATATCGCTAAATATTTTGCTATTCTCCCTGTAATTTTTGTTGCGGCTAATTTAGAAAGTCTGAATTTTATGAAGCTAAATAGTGCTAATTCAGCTGTGCTTTCGGCATTAATTTATAATGCTTTGATTATTCCATTTCTGATTCCTTTAGCTTTGAAAGGTGTTAAGTTTCGACCTTTGAGTGCGAATCAACTCCTACAACGCAATATCCTTATTTATGGTTTTGGTGGGGTGATTACTCCATTTATTGCTATTAAATTAATAGATGTTTTGATTACATTTGTTGGCTTAACTTAATAATAGATAAAAGGTGAATGAGAATATAAATTTTTGAATTACCAATTACCAATTACCAACTATGCTATTTATTCGAGAAACTTTCCGCGCTCTGCGGATGACTTTATTACTTTGGTTATTAGCTGCAATTATCTATCCTTTAGGATTAGTATTTTTTGCTCAGGTTGCTTTTCCTTACTCTGCAAATGGTAGTCTTGTTTTAAACATAGATGCTCAACCTATTGGTTCTTCCTTAATTGGTCAGGTTTTTATTTCAGATAAATATTTTTATAGTCGTCCTAGTGCGGTGAAATATAGTCAAGGTAAAAAAGCTATTCCTCTGGGCATATCAGGCGGTAGTAACCTTGCTCCTAGTAATCCAGATTTAACTAATAGAATTATTGAGGTAGCATCAGAATTTGAAGATAAAAATATACAACCTACTGCTGATTTAATTTACTCTTCTGGTTCTGGGTTAGATCCTCATATTTCTTTGCAAGCAACACGACAACAGTTGGCTAGAGTTTCCCAAGCACGTGGCATTAAGGAAGATGATATTATTCCTTTAATTAATAAGTACACAGATGGTAGATTTTTAGGGATTTTTGGTGAACCAGGTGTTAATGTTTTACGTTTAAATTATGCTCTTGATCTACAAGAAATTAACCGTAGACAAAATCAATAAATTAGCTATTAATTATTATTAGTTATTAGTCATTTGAGCAAATTTACAGTTATTTTATGTATTCAGAAAAAAGGGGAAAGCATAAAATATTTATTGGCATGGCTCCTGGAGTTGGTAAGACTTACAAAATGTTGGAAGAAGGACACGCACTGAAACAGGAAGGTGTTGATGTTGTAATTGGACTTTTGGAAACTCATGGACGCAAGGAAACCACAGAAAAAGCTGAGGGTTTGGAAGTAATATCCCCAAAGTTTTGGCATCGTGGTGATTTAATGTTGCCAGAAATGGATACACAAGGAATTATTAATCGTTATCCTCAACTAGTGTTAGTTGATGAATTAGCCCATTCTAATGTCCCCGGTTCTTCTAGACAAAAACGTTATGAAGATGTGGAGGTGATTTTGGCTGCGGGTATTGATGTTTATTCAACTATGAATGTTCAACATTTGGAAAGTTTGAATGATTTAGTTGCTAGAATCACTGGGGTAATTGTGCGTGAACGTGTTCCAGATCGCATTTTAGAAACAGCAAATGAGGTGTTAGTGGTAGATGTAACACCAGAAACTTTACAGGAAAGATTAACTGAAGGGAAGATATATCCACCCCAACAAGTTCAACAAGCTTTAAATAATTTTTTTCAAAGACGTAATTTAATTGCTCTGCGGGAGTTGGCTTTACGAGAAGTGGCTGATAATGTTGAAGATGATGCTTTTGCTGCTAATTTACAAGGCCAAGTTTGTAGTGTTCATGAACGGGTTTTAGTTTGTATTTCTACTTATTCTAATTCTTTGCAATTGTTACGTCGAGGCGCTAGGTTAGCAGGTTACATGAATGCTCCTTTATATGTTTTGTTTGTGATGAATCCTGATCGGTTTTTAACTAAGGAGGAAAGTTTACATATTGATATCTGTGAAAATTTATGTCAGGAATTTACAGGAACTTT from Okeanomitos corallinicola TIOX110 includes the following:
- the kdpB gene encoding potassium-transporting ATPase subunit KdpB, with the translated sequence MNSAATTPRSKSSRFRPGDRRLKRRKSRVSTKGLYIRAIRDTFIKLSPQSAIKNPIMFLVWLGTIITLVATIYPPIFGPVTQKNSQLFNGLVTITLFLTVLFANFAEALAQGRGKAQADALRSTRTETSAKKIVVDGTITEIPSTTLKTGDTVYVVAGDIIPADGEVILGVASVDESAITGESAPVLKESGSDVASSVTGGTRIISDELIIRITTDPGKGFIDRMIDLVEGAERTKTPNEMALTILLAVLTLVFLFVVTTLPAFAYYVNSPINITVLIALLVALIPTTIGGLLNAIGIAGMDRVAQFNIIATSGRAVEASGDINTLILDKTGTITLGNRLAEAFIPINGHSMAEIANIALAASIFDDTPEGKSIVRLAEKFGAKFDIDRKQAQGVEFSAKTRMSGTNLPGGYEARKGAVGAIKSFVRSRHGKETPELDTAYEEVSHHGGTPLAVCLNNEIYGVIYLKDIVKPGIHERFDQLRRMGVRTVMLTGDNRITAAVIAREAGVDEFIAEATPEDKITVIKREQAEGKLVAMTGDGTNDAPALAQANVGVAMNTGTQAAKEAANMVDLDSDPTKLIDIVSIGKQLLITRGALTTFSFANDIAKYFAILPVIFVAANLESLNFMKLNSANSAVLSALIYNALIIPFLIPLALKGVKFRPLSANQLLQRNILIYGFGGVITPFIAIKLIDVLITFVGLT
- the kdpC gene encoding K(+)-transporting ATPase subunit C gives rise to the protein MLFIRETFRALRMTLLLWLLAAIIYPLGLVFFAQVAFPYSANGSLVLNIDAQPIGSSLIGQVFISDKYFYSRPSAVKYSQGKKAIPLGISGGSNLAPSNPDLTNRIIEVASEFEDKNIQPTADLIYSSGSGLDPHISLQATRQQLARVSQARGIKEDDIIPLINKYTDGRFLGIFGEPGVNVLRLNYALDLQEINRRQNQ
- a CDS encoding sensor histidine kinase KdpD produces the protein MYSEKRGKHKIFIGMAPGVGKTYKMLEEGHALKQEGVDVVIGLLETHGRKETTEKAEGLEVISPKFWHRGDLMLPEMDTQGIINRYPQLVLVDELAHSNVPGSSRQKRYEDVEVILAAGIDVYSTMNVQHLESLNDLVARITGVIVRERVPDRILETANEVLVVDVTPETLQERLTEGKIYPPQQVQQALNNFFQRRNLIALRELALREVADNVEDDAFAANLQGQVCSVHERVLVCISTYSNSLQLLRRGARLAGYMNAPLYVLFVMNPDRFLTKEESLHIDICENLCQEFTGTFIRFNGSNVAQAIAEVAAKYRITQIVIGESQRSRWEIFFKGSLTQKLVRLLKNIDLHIIATEKV